One genomic window of Glycine max cultivar Williams 82 chromosome 16, Glycine_max_v4.0, whole genome shotgun sequence includes the following:
- the HSF-33 gene encoding heat stress transcription factor 33 yields the protein MDGRASSSVGGEASPAPAPVPITNANAPPPFLSKTYEMVEDPSTDSIVSWSPTNNSFVVWNPPEFARDLLPKHFKHNNFSSFVRQLNTYGFRKVDPDRWEFANEGFLRGQKHLLKTITRRKPAHGHNQQAQQAHGQSSSVGACVEVGKFGLEEEVEILKRDKNVLMQELVRLRQQQQATDNQLQSMVQRLQGMEQRQQQMMSFLAKAVQSPGFLAQFVQQQNESSRRITEANKKRRLKQEGIGEMEHTAASDGQIVKYQPLINEAAKAMLRQMMKLDTSRLESFSNNADNYLIGDHSSSSGATDRGNSLSRTSGVTLQVVPLTTIQSSHIPSATGIGDDPSTGKSEILSTPQVVACDEVTKAQYSNVNVSVGESNAPAIPVTQTDEIMRDLSTIPDIVAGNILDIPQENYMAPETGGEGYMDPTSFGVNVSLPIDFDSISPEADIDDLLNNPHFWDDILRTPVSEEIDTNDAEVFKENEVQPMENGLDKSQNMDQLTEQMGLLSSDAKRI from the exons ATGGACGGAAGAGCGAGCAGCAGCGTGGGCGGAGAAGCATCGCCAGCTCCAGCACCGGTGCCGATAACGAATGCGAACGCGCCGCCGCCTTTCTTGAGCAAGACATACGAGATGGTAGAGGACCCTTCGACGGACTCGATAGTGTCGTGGAGTCCAACGAACAACAGTTTCGTGGTTTGGAACCCTCCCGAGTTCGCCAGAGATCTCTTGCCCAAACACTTCAAGCACAACAACTTCTCCAGCTTCGTTCGCCAATTAAACACCTAC GGATTTAGGAAGGTAGATCCAGATCGCTGGGAATTTGCAAATGAGGGATTTTTGAGGGGTCAAAAGCACTTGCTTAAGACTATAACTCGGCGGAAACCTGCCCATGGTCATAATCAACAGGCACAGCAAGCACATGGACAGAGTTCATCTGTTGGGGCTTGTGTTGAAGTTGGGAAGTTTGGACTTGAGGAAGAGGTTGAGATTCTCAAGAGAGATAAGAATGTGCTCATGCAAGAGCTTGTGAGATTGAGGCAGCAGCAACAGGCTACTGATAACCAGCTGCAGAGTATGGTTCAGCGCCTTCAAGGAATGGAGCAACGACAGCAACAAATGATGTCATTCCTTGCAAAGGCTGTTCAGAGTCCTGGTTTTTTAGCTCAATTTGTACAACAGCAAAATGAGAGTAGTAGACGCATAACGGAGGCAAATAAAAAACGCCGGCTTAAGCAGGAGGGTATTGGTGAAATGGAACATACTGCTGCTTCTGATGGCCAAATTGTTAAATATCAACCTCTGATAAATGAAGCAGCAAAAGCAATGCTGAGGCAAATGATGAAATTGGATACTTCTCGACTAGAATCTTTTAGTAATAACGCTGATAATTACTTGATTGGTGATCATTCATCATCATCCGGTGCAACGGACAGGGGAAACTCTTTGAGCCGGACTTCTGGAGTAACACTTCAAGTGGTCCCTCTGACTACAATCCAGTCTTCTCACATTCCATCTGCAACAGGGATAGGGGATGACCCTTCAACAGGAAAATCTGAGATTCTATCTACTCCTCAAGTTGTAGCCTGTGATGAAGTTACGAAAGCTCAGTACTCTAATGTAAATGTTTCGGTTGGAGAATCTAATGCACCTGCTATCCCTGTTACTCAAACAGATGAAATCATGCGGGACCTCTCTACAATACCAGACATAGTGGCAGGAAATATTCTTGATATTCCTCAAGAAAATTATATGGCACCTGAGACAGGCGGTGAAGGATATATGGATCCTACTTCATTTGGAGTGAATGTGTCATTGCCCATTGATTTTGATAGTATTTCACCTGAAGCAGACATTGATGATTTGTTGAACAATCCTCACTTTTGGGATGATATTTTGCGAACTCCAGTGTCAGAGGAGATTGATACGAATGATgctgaagtattcaaggagaaTGAGGTGCAGCCAATGGAAAATGGATTGGACAAATCACAAAATATGGACCAACTTACTGAGCAGATGGGCCTACTTTCTTCTGATGCCAAAAGAATTTGA